The segment ACTGACTTTACTGATGATCAGAGAAAATTGTTAGCCTTCAACCATCACAACTGTGGCATCTACATGGGTTCTATCTATGAACTTGAGGGTGAAGCCTTCTGTCCATAGTCTATTGAGTATTTAATGATGAAGAGAAACTGGATTTTTCTCTACCATCGTCTTCAATTACTTATTTCATCCAGTTTAGCAGTAATCTTTAATGTTTCTGTACATATTCTGCATCTAAAAGAGTAAGTGCATATCATATTCTGTTGATACTGTGTATTGCATGATTCATTTTTGGGGTGTTTGATTTAGTTTGCATAAAATTCGGTTGTGGTACAAAGTCCTGCTGAATCCACTTTTGCTTATATTTCTGAGCATATTAGCATttggcatctatattcataaaaacaTCTATTTACAGCCTGCCTGTGCACTGTCTCTGTTGATACCTGGGTGGTTCTTGCCTTGTAGAATGACTCAGAAAGAGATCCCTTCTCTTGTGTTTCTTAGGAAAGCATTGAAGGAAGGAATTTGAGTTGTCTTCTAGATACTTGGTTGGAGCATCTCTTTGCTACCTTGTGGGCTCTTCtctttcccaccctttatcccccATCCAGTTTCACCCCCTATTACTAGATAGGAGATAaagaatagagggagggagggagggggagagagagagagagagagagagagagagagagagagagagagagagagagagagatccctgaatataattactttccttttgtttcttctttgaacatgactactaacaaactaTAACCAACCCCCCTGAACAACCAAGAACCATCAGCACCATGTATTGGGTGATAGCATTTAAATACCCCCTGAAAagtttccagaattccaaatgtcatacaATTTCAGAAACTGTCTACAGCTGGCAAAAACTAGGCCTCTGCTAgaacatgaggcaaatcatagccagctgctgtgaagcagccccaaatccccacacctgggattaaaatggaAACACTTCCTGATAATATTTCtatgcttttaaagaaaccaaaatttagATTCCTCACTACATTTGGTGGAATCAACTAgcaatgcatgtgcacacacacacacacacacacatacatagttcATGGTTCAAATGTCAGTCATCTTGTCACGTTTTAatggagttttttcttttttttaacttttattgcattatgatgagaaaagttacatgatttcaatttatctgaattcgttaacatttaaaaacatattttaagtaatagaattaaatcatattcttgtttccttttgtaccccaactcctcccatagaccccccttcaatacctacaatatcttttttgtcatattccttaaaatttaagtcttatgtagatgctcatctacagcaatagtgaaaataaatttttctcaatataaattttaaataactccaaacatattagctgtatacttaaaaataatacatcactactagtattttcttaaatgaacatgaatatataaagtctttttgtttgtttgtatttagtagagtttaaaatcttggctcttactgtggtacaagcccaaattaagaacaatttttagacattgggtttcattgtaataaggctgtatttcaatgaccctcatattaccaaagaattttacctccatcgtagctaagctgagagttgatagttctgctgcaccaagaaatgaattgtagcctcaatttttggatacagacttcctgctatgatcaaagctattcgacttgagtgagtgacttcattctcagcccacagagaacaggttacattcatttaagaaatggtgtaggtattaagatggtctatccataaagtcattcactaactgtttcaatgaacaatggttctgcttggaggatggcacagacattaagtgagtataagaatttgtttcattagcTATGATATTTTGggaaagcatttatctcagagaaagagtaacttataaagtcctcttctccaaacttgatacaagagttacaaatgtcaagcaaagcattcagtctcactttgttgttctcttacaagccacctccctagttaatcgtctgtttcttttgggtatataaatatttttgaaatataaaagcttttctgaaaaccatagtatagtgtaaaaacatgaaataaacaatactactaatagagaggctgNNNNNNNNNNNNNNNNNNNNNNNNNNNNNNNNNNNNNNNNNNNNNNNNNNNNNNNNNNNNNNNNNNNNNNNNNNNNNNNNNNNNNNNNNNNNNNNNNNNNNNNNNNNNNNNNNNNNNNNNNNNNNNNNNNNNNNNNNNNNNNNNNNNNNNNNNNNNNNNNNNNNNNNNNNNNNNNNNNNNNNNNNNNNNNNNNNNNNNNNNNNNNNNNNNNNNNNNNNNNNNNNNNNNNNNNNNNNNNNNNNNNNNNNNNNNNNNNNNNNNNNNNNNNNNNNNNNNNNNNNNNNNNNNNNNNNNNNNNNNNNNNNNNNNNNNNNNNNNNNNNNNNNNNNNNNNNNNNNNNNNNNNNNNNNNNNNNNNNNNNNNNNNNNNNNNNNNNNNNNNNNNNNNNNNNNNNNNNNNNNNNNNNNNNNNNNNNNNNNNNNNNNNNNNNNNNNNNNNNNNNNNNNNNNNNNNNNNNNNNNNNNNNNNNNNNNNNNNNNNNNNNNNNNNNNNNNNNNNNNNNNNNNNNNNNNNNNNNNNNNNNNNNNNNNNNNNNNNNNNNNNNNNNNNNNNNNNNNNNNNNNNNNNNNNNNNNNNNNNNNNNNNNNNNNNNNNNNNNNNNNNNNNNNNNNNNNNNNNggtgctacttatgtctttcttaaggtcctgtatcatcatcctgataagtgattttatatctgaatcttgtttttccggtgtgatagtgtgtccaggacttgctatggtgtgagaattgggttctgatgatggcaagtgaccttgatttgtgttgtttattttcttaagcttacctccccccaccccccgccatctggttaactctagtgctacctgcccttgctaaatctgactggagcctatccttcctgtgatcctggttgtgtcagaactcctcagagtcaagctgtctctgtgatcctgtgattctgggatcctgggatgctgggcttgttaaatcacctgggagtgtggctttctctgtgtgttgtgggactggctgcagggcttgtgcccaaggtctgctcagaacactaacccagacagaccagaaggaactggagtcactgggctggcagagttcctgctggtcccagttactcccagtgttgggacagatgttggttcctgttcacctctgatcctgggtgtgtcagagtgcctgggagtggagcttcctctgggtgttgtgggactggctgcagagcattcatgcgcccaaggtctactctcgagttttttcaataaatgtttcTTCTTGGCTCTATCCCTTTAAGATCATTTCCTTGGACTGAGTCTCCTTAGGAATAGTTACCATTAGTAATGATCATTCACAGTTCCAGAGGTGCCTTCTGCTCTCCTTCCAGAAGACCACTCTCTGAACAAAGTAGGATGGACGTGACATCACACTCTGACTAGTTCTAGGGTGTGACTCCTATAGTTGAGCAGCATCTTGCCAACATTTCCATATATTGTCCTCAGATCCCAGCCCGAGCACCCCTGGCACATGGCATCAGGGACAGCTGAGGCAACTCTGGTCCTGAAGCAAATAGAGAGCTGCCATGGTAGGGGAGCCTGTGGAAGGGAGCTGTGAACTTCCTGGGAACTGTGATGGAGCAGAGTGAGAAATGTTCTTCCCACAGGTGGCTTTCTAGAAAGAATTCCAGGATGTATGATAAGTGGATGCACTGGAAAGCAAGGAGATGAAGGAAATGCCCTGGTGTGGCCACATTATCtctgtgggagaggggaaggccTGGGAGGAATATTTGCAGGACCAAAGATAATATTCATAAGGCATAATGCCAGGTGTACTCCCTCACAATGCTTGTATTGCTTAAGTAGatattgctttgtgttttgtttgctttaataataaaatgaaaaatgttttgttttcataactCTTGAGCTCAAATGTGTTGAGTCCCCTGGGCTCCTCATTCAGATCTTTGGCATTTTCTTCAATCCTTGAAGACTTACCCTTGCTGTCCAGGGTGGGTTGACAGCATGAAACTTTCCAGAGCACCTGTTATCGATCAGTGGGTTGTGACTACTTTGGGGGTTCAATGACCCACTCACAGGGGTGGTCTAAGATCATCgggaatatcagatatttacattatgattcataacagtagcagttatgaagtagcaataaaaagaTTCATGGTTAGGGTCactatgaggaactgtatttaagttCCTGtattaaaaactgtatttttttttttttgataaaaagcATGTATACTTTGAGGGTTGCATAATGGGAATAAAAGTCTTTGGGTGTCAGGAAATCCcagcctttccctccccttccccttttggATCCTGAAGGAGGGCTTTCCTGCCAGTGTGGGTGAATAGAGCATGTTGCACAGTCCCCGAAAGCTTCACCCTGGTTCCACTTATCAGTGCTTGTCCCCTTGCAGTAATACTGCTGGACAGAATGTGTTTCTGTCAGTCTTAGGAGAGGGAGGACCCACGAGATCCCTGTGAGATAGTGATGCAGGAATCCTCCACGGGAGTCACAAACTGATGCTCACATTCATCAGAAAGGACGACCTCTTGCTGTCATCTTCTGGTATGTCGGCACCGAACTTCTGCAGCTCCTTACTCGCACTCTGATGactctcatttatttgtttttccaataGTGGCAGTGATTTACAGATGTGGGAGGTGAGCTCCGTGGTCAGTCTCTTTACCAGGCAGGGCACTGTGGCCTTCCCATCCTCCCGAAGAACTTCCTTGAAGAAGACTTGCTCATTCTGAAGAGCCTCAGCCATGCTCAGCCACTCCTGGATGTCCTGCTGGCCCCTGCACTTGACTATCATGTAGCCCTTCTTCAGATGATACACCAGGTTCCACACCACATCAACAACCTTGTCAGCAGTGGTTGAGAAACATTGTTCCAGAGGGAACCCAAGACCTTAAGGAGGTCTCTTCTTCTGGGTCTTCTACATTTTCAGTGACTCCAGAATGGTGCAGAATGgagcagatttttaaaatagatcaAGTGGTACAAAGTGTGGAGCTCTGAAATAGCTACCCTGATAAGGTTTCTAGTTTACTAGTGACCACACCTCCCTGTGAGAAGAGCTGGAGGAAGTAGAGACTCTTCCATGCTCTGTACAAGGAAAGACTTGGGGCCATGACTACAATCCAAACCCTCCGCTCCCAGTCCTCAGGAGCCCACACTTTCATCATAGCCTCAGCCAGACTGGGAGATCATCACCACATATTGAACTTTTAAACCCTGGTCCTCAGCTTTCTGTACATGATCTCTGAACGATGTCATCAGAGCCCATCTCTTCTTTGCAGCTGTAGATAGAGCCCTGCTACTTTATCTCTCTGCATCCCTCCCGTTGTGATAGCCATGTGCTCCCCTAGCTGATGCTGGGTGTTAGTGTGCCTTCCATTGCTATAATAAAGAGTTGAAATAAGCAACTCACCAGGAGAGAAGGGATATTTGGGCTCACAGTCTTTTTGGCCTCTGGAAGCATATGCTCATGGTATCTTGTGGTGGAGCAATGTGACTCCCTTCATGGCCAGGAGTGAAacggagaaagggggaaggggatgttGTCTCACTATCCTCTTCAAAGAAATTTCTCCAGTGACTCCAAGATCCCACCACCAGTTCCCACCTCTGAAAGCTTCCAGCAGCTCCCAAGAGTGCCAAGGTAGAACCTAAACCAACACATGAACTCTCTGGAGGACTTTTAAAGATCAGAATTAAACCTAATGGCAATTCCTTatgaaattggaaaatattttaactctttttcaaaatctttatatcctattttaaaatatttattattattgatcgtgtgtgtgtgtgtgtgtgtgtgtgtgtgtgtgtgtacacgcacgcacacacaggcatgagCACACTTGGAGTTCAGAGGTGTTGAattccagagctggagttataggcagttgctTTGTGAGCTTTCTGAAGTGGGTGgtaggaactaaactcaggtcctttgcaagagaatCATGTGcctttaactgttgagccatctctccagcccctaatcttTATATTCTCACCAGAACTTTAAACataactatttcttttcttttctttttctttttttgtttgtttttcgagacatgttTTTtatctatagtcctggctgtcctggaagtcactctgtagatcaggctggcctcaaaatcagaaatctgcctgcctctgccccccaagtgctgggattaaaggcgtatgccaccactgcccagcaacataATTATTTATAAACAGATATCTCCATTATACTAAAATCATCAGCAATAGCTGTTACTGTCTTCAAGCATTTAATATTCTTATCTAAAATGTGAGCTTTCCAGTGACGTCCATTAAGACAACAGAGCACACAAAGTTGAGGGAAATCTGTCCTAAGAATGTCCACTGccaagctaggcagtggtggagcatgcctttaatcccagcacttgggaggcagaggcaggtggatttctgagttcaaggccagcctggtctacagggtgagttccaggacagccagggccatacagagaatgTCCACTGCCTTTCCATATAGCATTCAGTGTACCAGTGTTATAGACAAATATGGGGTCTGGTGGGCACCCACAGAGATTTCTAGGTTCTTATGTCCCTAAACGAGGATCTAGACAGAGACATATgaataggaacagaagaagagAGCGTTCAGTAAGGCAAAGATGCACTTCTGAAAGATGAAGTgggggcagagctggagaaaagtCAAAGGCTCAGTGTGTCCTGACTGCAGACTGCAACGTTTATTCGGTGCATCCATTCTGTTTGCCCAGACTCTGCTGTATGTCAGCCTTGGGGGGAAAGGGGTTTCCAGGTTCCTTGCTTTTATATGCTAATTTTGACCTCATGTTCCTTCTATACCCCAAGCGTAAAACTTCCTGGGAACAAAATGGCACGGGATCCGCAGGCCCCCAAATCACATAAGGGAAGTGAGTCTCAGCATAATTGGTAAGCAATGTGTTCACAGTTCCGAGGAGCTAGCAGCCCATTGACTTAAGATATTTCAAAAGGCTTCACTCAATAGTCAGAGGGCTAGTAGGTCAGACATAAGTAGGCAAGAACTAGCTGTCGAGGGAACTGAAGATAGGCCAGGATAAAGTCCAATTATATTCTGAACCCATAACCTCCCAACCTCTTCCACCCCCCTGAAACTTCAATTAGTCAGTCAATTAGTCTGTATGGGGCAGCCTCTCCATGGGAACTTTTGTTCACCTGTGTTCGAGCAGAAGAACAAAAAGGTATGGTTTGTGCTTCAAAGAGAAGATGTTGGGCAGGGAAGAGATAAGGAACACTGGTTTATCGGGAGACCAGGAAAGGTCAGGCACACCAGTGGCCCAGGCTACAGAGACTTCACTCACCTCTAATGTGTGTGCGCATGAGATGCACCCAGGCAGTAACACGGTGCTGGAGTCTACTGAGACGGTGCCAGATAGAAAAGTGAGAGTTAGGCTTGGAGCTTTtccaaaagttcaaggccagcctgggcaacttagttaAGACCTTGTCTCCAGTAAGTAAAAGGAGACCTGGAGGTACAGCTCAGTGCTAAAACTACACACGAGGCCTGCATTCCAATCTCCAGTTCTGCCCGAGAAGACAGCAAAGGGGCAGTTGTTGGTGTCTGTAACATTGCTTCTGTGTCTGGGTCCTGGTCAGGGTCTGGGCTGGGTATTTTTACCTCTCATGCCCAGAACTGAAATGCAGGCACCCAGATCTGCAAGGTAGCAAGGAAACCTTATGCAAAAGCAAAGCCACACTACAATACAGATGAGAAAGAAATGTTCTGTCATGAGTGACAACAGCTGGCCACATGAGCCAGCATACTCTAGAGCCCCAGTTCTTGTTTGGGGCTTTTATGGGGTTCTTATTGCTAAGGGGCATTGCATTCTGTTTTGATTGAAAGATTTTAGTTATATTACCTCCCTTTTTCTATTGTGCATGTCTCTTCCcataatatatttgattttaatatattattgaaGCATGTACAGGAATAAGACGGTAAATAGGAGCTTCTCCCAGCAAATTCACTTAGAAGACATGCTTTACCTTCCCGGGCAGGCACCTAAATCCCAATTCAGGCTAGATCAGACCTCCTGGCCTCATACTGCACATAACTGGATTATCAGTGAATAGAATCTGTCCGATGGTcagtagagagagaagaaacttaTCCCATTACTTGGAGAGGGTGTGTCTACAGCTCCATGCAGGCTGTGGACAGGGGTCCTGGTTTGCTGACAATTgctaggtgatttttttttttttcagaaaaaggtgtgtgtgtgtgtgtgtgtgtgtgtgtgtgtgtgtgtgtgtgtgtgtgtgtgtgtatgtgtgtgtgtgtgtgtgcgcgcgcgcgcccaTAATAGGTGTAAGGGCGACTCTCAGGCTGCCAAGTGCATTGTTAGAAGAGGGGTGTGTGCTTAGCCCAAGCCAAGAAGAATTTCAGGTTTAGCCTTGTAACGCCTTAGTTTAAGTACAGTTCAGCGTTCTCAAAACACGTGGAGGTCCAACGGTTTCTCCCACCGCAACTATGGCTGTAAAAGATGCAGTCCCGCCAGCACTTCCTTGTGCGGCGAATTCAAGCCGCAACCAAGCCCCTCCCAATGGCAGTGGTCTGACTCAGAAAACCGGTTCTTCCAAGCCTGGGGCGAGTCCTCCAGAGCACAGAGATGGCGGGGCAGAGCGCTCGCTGCCCTGGTAATGAGCCACGGCGTCGCTCAGGAAGCGACGACACTCCTGCGCATGCGTATTGAGAAGCAGCTGCTTTACGTCATCGCGGGCGCGACGCCCCGAGGGCCAGCTTGTGCTCTGGTCTGGCAGAGGTGGTGGCGGCGAGAGCGGCCGGGAAGATGCCAGTGGCGGTGATGGCGGACAATGCCTTCAGTTTCAGAAAGCTGTTGGATCAGTGCGAGAACCAGGAACTTGAGGTAGCGCGACAAGATGGGGCGGTCGGGTGGGCGCCGTTTCCAGGGTAACGGGCCAGGCCGCGGCCTGCTAGGAGCTCAGTCCCGGTTCAGCAAGCTCCTTGCTGTGGTCAGGAGACGCTTCCATTTATAATGTTAAGATAAAAAGTTCACAAAATAGGCTGGGTGCAGTTGCACAGGAATCCTATGGGCAcatgggaggcggaggcaggaggattgcggGTTAATTggaagccagcttgagctacgaaaaaacaaaaacaaaaaaaaaccaaaatcaaaaaaaaaaaaaaaaaaaaaaaaaaaaaaaaaaaaaaaagaaaaaaagaaaaacaaaaaacaggagggCAGGGGGCTCACCGACTAAAGAGAGACAGCAGAAGCTTATCGATGAGCATTTAGCAGACCTTGCTAATGAGTAAAGATTGAGGAGGGACAGGTTTCTATAACTACCCATTGGTAGTCTTCTGTTTTAAGCTTACTTAGCCTTTTAAAATAACGGCCAGAAAATAGTGCATTAAGAACCTGTCGGAAGTATTTCttaaccttattttattttattttttaacttgagACCTTCTGAGGTAGTGTCACTTAAATGTTTGTGAATATGGAAAGAAACTGCTACCCTACTGGAGATAAATGACAGCACATAACAGATCTAAACTCAGATTCTAATCTTCGATACTTCCTTAAGCATTTTTCTGCATCTGTAGTAGTACTGGAAAActtactttttaagttttaattttctcttttctgaaattttattagGAAATGAGgttttccccctcttttttttttttttttcccttctgtagGCTCCTGGAGGAATTGCCACACCACCAGTGTACGGTCAGCTTCTAGCTTTGTATTTGCTCCAGAATGACATGTAAGTAGTGCCTTTTACCTAAAATGAAGAGCAGCAGCTTCCTTGACATGATGCAGAAGTACATGCGACAGATAGGTGTCTTTTACCATAATCCTGCTGTATCTGTTTCCTGTTTAGTCATAAGAATAATTAGgctcaatttttttcattttattttttttattttttgtcgtGTACATTTTACATACACCTAAAAACATGGTAAGTTCTTGTGAGAAACTAGCATCAAGAACCAGTGGaagccggggcggtggtggcgcacgcctttaatcccagcacttgggaggcagagacaggcggatttctgagttcgaggccagcctggtctacagagtgagttccaggacagccagggctactcagagaaaccctgtctcggggggaaaaaaaaaaaaaaagaatcagtggagtctaaaaagaaaaaaaatgtatttttaaactttgtatttaCTCAGagacttggtggtggtggtgcacgcctttaatcacagcaattgggagccagaggcaggctgatctcttgagtttgaggtcaacctggtctacgaTCCAGTGCCAgcacagccaggtctacatagagaaaccctgtcttaaaaaacaaacagacaaacaaataagaacaaagtaaATGTATATGTACTCAGTAGGAGAGAAGAAGCTGAAGCTGGCAGGGAATACTGGGAAAGCCGGGAGGAGGTAGACATGTGTGTCTTCCtgggtgggaagcagaggcttgAGAGGGCTAGAGAATAGAGGCCTGGTGCCGTTCCAAACCCACTGTGATAACTTCCCAGAACTAAACCGAGTTTCTTCATTATACATACATAAGTTACCTCTGTTTTGTGATCATGTGTCTTATTATTGTTCCAACTCCGTAAGCTCTGTACTCACTAGGAGAGTGGCTCCAGATTATAACAgcacagtgtacacatatattgTGAGGAATACGCAGAGCCTTGAAATGGACACATTGTTTGTATCTGAGTGGTTGAGTGCAAGTCTGGGGTTTGAATGTGTTGCTGTGGTTTAGGATCTGagttgttaatttaaaaaaattcaacaaaaaaatgaaaaatattaacctggaaaaaaaagttatttcatGTCCTTTTATCTGGAAAACTGCTTTTCCTCAACAAACTCATAAAACTGAGTCGTGCGTGGCCTCTTTTGGTGTTTTGGCCTGTCATTTTATGTATTGACTGAGATGATTTGTTTGTAACTGATCTTTGTGTAAATTAGGAATAATGCAAGATATCTGTGGAAGAGGATACCACCTGCTATAAAGTCTGTAAGTGCTCCTGCAGTTCCCCTGTTGCCTTTAGAATACTGGCATTTACTTAAGTGACAGCCTTCAGTTGCCCTTTTCTTCCCTATATATATCACAGAAACCGTGGTTAAGTGAAGGTTAAACTTCCAAACCATCATGTTTCTCTAACGGGACGGTTCAAACATCATGTCCTGATGGTTTCACGGGGCCTTCCGTGCTGGTGTGAACTGGCTGAGTCGGTGCAGGAGGCGGCTGAGGGGCTGAGGAACTTCAGCAGACTACTTGATTTGCTGTAAAGATGGCTGTCTGTAAATTGGCATTGTTTACATGGATATTCACTGCATTAAAATCACAGTGTTAATTAGATTTCTTACTTGAGATGGAGATGAAATGAAATAATGTGTGAAAAGTGTCTTGCTAGATAGAATGAAGTAGGACTTATTTCACTTTACTTCCTTTCCCATTCTGTTTATATGACTGAAACAGCTGAACTGGTATGAATGGGAGCTCTGCAAGTAGGCTTTAATTGACAAGACCTTGTTAATCAGCTTTCTGCTAGCTTTGTCCCATGGAGAAGTGCTAGCATCTTAAATTTAAACAGCAGTGCTTAAGATAATTGAGCCCCAGACtttattctgaaatatatttGTTCTCATACTTTCATTTGTAattacaataaaaacattaattatagAATTGTTAACATTACTGCTCACAGCATTTTAGAGTCAGGTAGATCCAACCTTTGGACATTACAAAACGATGTTGTCATCTGCAGAGTTCATAGTCTAGAACTGGGCCTGCAAGCTACCAAGAAGAAAGGTTTCCCAATTTATATCCATTCCCTGTGGCCGACAGGCCGGACACACCTGTTAGAAAAGTAATTTCATCTCCTAAAATGAAGAGTGTATTGTAATGATACAGCTAACAAATTTTGTCATTTCTGATACTATTTTTTGAAGATATGATCATTATTAATTACAGTGAATACCTTCAAAGACAACAATTTTTATTGCAGGCAAATTCTGAACTTGGGGGAATTTGGTCAGTTGGACAGCGTATCTGGCAAAGAGATTTCCCTGGGATCTATACGACCATCAACGCCCACCAGTGGTCAGAGACTGTGCAGCCAATCATGGAAGCCCTTAGAGGTAGCATTTTCTTGTGGTTAAAAGTCATGTTGCACTAAGACTGTCCTTGGAGCGCTACAGTGCTGTGCTATGTCAGTGTGTACTGTCAGAGTGGACAGTTCTGATTCTGGGACTGCCTTCAGACTTGAGCTAGATCTATGCTAGTCATTACTGGGGATTCTGGGGAATCTATCAGGAGCAGAGGGTCTCACTGTGGATTCCAGATTGCAGTTATTTCACTGGCAATATCTTTTATCCTCTTCATCATTACCTTTGTGGTAACAGAaagtttgtgacagggtctccctgAGTAGTCCATACTGTCCTCTCCTTTTTGGGCTACTGGTGTGTGTCAAGTGTGGCCTTGTGAAAAGTGTTTGCTGCTAACATGAAACAAGGCAATAATCGAAAGTTCATGGTATCTGCATGTCAAGACTTTTTGTCCGTGTATTTGAAAGTAGCAACTATACTTTGGTCTTTGGTCTTTTGGACTTTGTCAACCTTGGCCTTTGATAGCTGTTATGTACCCTCTATATATCTTGTAAAGGGAACTGTCGCAGAGCCTCAAGGCTCAGTTGTATTTTCAGTTTCTCGGTAAGGTTAGAAG is part of the Mastomys coucha isolate ucsf_1 unplaced genomic scaffold, UCSF_Mcou_1 pScaffold14, whole genome shotgun sequence genome and harbors:
- the Cops8 gene encoding COP9 signalosome complex subunit 8, producing the protein MPVAVMADNAFSFRKLLDQCENQELEAPGGIATPPVYGQLLALYLLQNDMNNARYLWKRIPPAIKSANSELGGIWSVGQRIWQRDFPGIYTTINAHQWSETVQPIMEALRDATRRRAFALVSQAYTSIIADDFAAFVGLPVEEAVKGVLEQGWQADSTTRMVLPRKPASGALEVSLNRFIPLSEPAPVPPIPNEQQLARLTDYVAFLEN